The following are encoded together in the Halopseudomonas salegens genome:
- a CDS encoding YqcC family protein → MSPRRRMVRQHLEQLEQVLRQLGLWSQQPPEPDYLASQTPFCADTLAFEEWLQWVFIPRVNSILDRGEPLPDRCALRPMGEQALMRLGRRRVDLLVLLGQIDHQVQSAQ, encoded by the coding sequence GTGAGTCCCCGGCGGCGAATGGTGCGCCAGCATCTGGAGCAGCTTGAACAGGTTTTGCGACAACTGGGTTTGTGGTCGCAGCAGCCGCCGGAGCCAGACTATCTGGCCAGTCAGACCCCGTTCTGTGCCGACACGCTGGCTTTTGAAGAGTGGCTGCAGTGGGTTTTCATACCGAGAGTGAACAGTATTCTCGACCGGGGTGAGCCATTGCCGGATCGCTGTGCGCTGCGGCCGATGGGTGAGCAGGCCTTGATGCGCCTTGGCCGGAGGCGGGTCGACCTGCTGGTGTTGCTAGGGCAGATCGACCACCAGGTTCAGTCGGCGCAGTAG
- the ilvN gene encoding acetolactate synthase small subunit, with the protein MRHIISVLLENEPGALSRVVGLFAQRNYNIETLTVAPTDDPTLSRLTLTTVGHDEVIEQITKNLNKLIEVVKLVNLSEGSHIERELMLVKVKATGAQRAEVKRTTDIFRGQIVDVTSSVYTVQLTGTSDKLDSFIEAIGTTSVMEVARTGVSGISRGEKVLSI; encoded by the coding sequence ATGAGACACATTATTTCCGTACTGCTGGAAAACGAGCCCGGTGCCTTGTCCCGTGTCGTGGGTCTGTTTGCCCAGCGCAACTACAATATTGAAACCCTGACTGTGGCACCGACAGACGACCCGACCTTGTCTCGTCTGACCCTGACAACGGTGGGCCACGACGAAGTGATTGAGCAGATCACCAAGAATCTGAACAAGCTGATCGAGGTGGTCAAGCTGGTCAATCTGTCGGAAGGCAGTCACATTGAGCGTGAACTGATGCTGGTCAAGGTCAAGGCGACTGGCGCTCAGCGTGCCGAGGTCAAGCGCACCACGGATATTTTCCGTGGCCAGATTGTCGATGTCACCAGCAGTGTGTATACCGTGCAGCTGACCGGAACCAGCGACAAGCTGGACAGCTTTATTGAGGCCATTGGTACTACATCGGTGATGGAGGTCGCTCGGACTGGCGTCTCCGGTATATCCCGTGGCGAGAAAGTACTCAGCATTTAA
- the mrcB gene encoding penicillin-binding protein 1B produces the protein MAKKRRKNSKQPRRWLRWTALLVLKLGLVGLVLFVGLVVYLDAVVQEKFSGKRWAVPAQVFARPLELYVGQGLNRDEFVDELTALGYRSLSAARQPGQFAASAQRVDLHTRGFRFFEGVEPARPLSVHFHGNQVSALSGPGDPVMARLEPLVIGGIYPAHNEDRILVRLDQAPPYLVDALLAVEDREYFQHFGISFKGIARAFYVNVRAGGLVQGGSTLTQQLVKNFFLTNDRNLVRKGNEAIMAVLLERHYSKEDILEAYLNEVFLGQDGRRAVHGFGLASQYYFAQPLHELELHQVALLVAMVKGPSMYNPRRHPQRAQARRDLVISMLAEQQVISAEQARRALARPLDVAQRGRLADSSYPAFMDLVRRQLREDYRDEDLSSEGLRIFTSFDPLIQNKAENAVKTTLERLNLSQEDAALESAMVVTAAQTGEIMALVGGSNPRFSGFNRALDASRPVGSLIKPAIYLTALERADRYSLISPVEDSPITLDAEPGRTWSPQNYGRESHGVVPLHAALSSSYNQAAVRLGVELGVPEVLRTVERLGVEHRWQPFPSMLLGSGSLTPVQVADMYQTMANGGYNTPLRGIRNVLTAEGDPLRRYPYEVQQRFDQASIYLLQEALSRVMTEGTGRSAYNYLPANLRVAGKTGTTNDLRDSWFAGFSDDLVAVSWIGRDDNAATRLTGATGALQVWSQFMRDARPRSLSRVPPSSVRMAWVDPVTGQGSDESCPGAERVAFRAGYEPLPGPGCQPTLPEQQSGSEDGGSVLDRIRSWWQ, from the coding sequence ATGGCAAAAAAACGCAGGAAAAATAGTAAGCAGCCTCGGCGCTGGCTACGCTGGACGGCCTTGTTGGTACTCAAGCTCGGGCTTGTCGGGCTGGTTTTGTTTGTCGGCCTGGTGGTCTATCTGGATGCCGTCGTGCAGGAGAAGTTTTCCGGCAAGCGCTGGGCTGTGCCGGCGCAGGTCTTTGCTCGCCCGTTGGAGTTGTACGTCGGACAGGGTTTGAACCGGGATGAGTTTGTCGATGAGTTGACCGCTTTGGGCTACCGAAGCCTGTCGGCTGCACGTCAGCCGGGCCAGTTTGCCGCCAGCGCTCAGCGTGTGGATTTGCATACGCGTGGTTTCCGGTTTTTTGAGGGAGTGGAGCCGGCTCGGCCGTTGAGTGTCCACTTTCACGGTAACCAGGTCAGTGCCTTGAGTGGCCCGGGTGATCCGGTCATGGCCCGCCTGGAGCCTCTGGTGATCGGTGGCATTTACCCCGCCCATAATGAAGATCGCATTCTGGTTCGCCTCGACCAGGCACCACCTTATCTGGTTGATGCCTTGCTCGCGGTGGAAGACCGGGAGTATTTCCAGCATTTCGGTATCTCTTTCAAGGGTATTGCCCGGGCCTTTTACGTCAATGTCAGGGCCGGTGGTCTGGTACAGGGTGGCAGTACCCTGACTCAACAATTGGTGAAGAATTTCTTTCTGACCAATGACCGCAACCTGGTGCGCAAGGGTAACGAGGCCATCATGGCAGTGTTGCTCGAGCGGCATTACTCGAAAGAAGACATCCTGGAGGCCTACCTCAACGAGGTATTCCTTGGCCAGGACGGCCGCCGAGCCGTGCATGGCTTTGGGCTTGCCAGCCAGTACTACTTTGCCCAGCCGCTGCACGAGCTGGAGTTGCATCAGGTAGCCTTGCTGGTGGCGATGGTCAAAGGGCCATCCATGTATAACCCGCGGCGGCATCCACAGCGCGCCCAGGCCCGGCGTGATCTGGTGATCAGCATGCTGGCAGAGCAGCAGGTGATTAGTGCGGAGCAAGCCCGGCGTGCCCTGGCCAGGCCGCTGGATGTTGCCCAGCGCGGACGGTTGGCGGATTCCAGTTATCCTGCCTTTATGGATCTGGTGCGCCGCCAGCTGCGTGAAGACTATCGCGATGAGGACCTGAGCAGTGAAGGTCTGCGCATCTTTACCAGCTTTGATCCGCTGATTCAGAACAAGGCGGAAAACGCGGTGAAAACTACCCTGGAACGCCTGAACCTGTCTCAGGAGGATGCCGCTCTGGAGTCGGCAATGGTGGTGACTGCGGCGCAGACAGGCGAGATCATGGCGCTGGTGGGTGGCAGCAATCCGCGTTTTTCCGGGTTCAATCGGGCGTTGGATGCATCACGACCGGTGGGCTCTCTGATCAAGCCGGCCATTTACCTGACGGCTCTCGAGCGGGCTGATCGCTATTCCCTGATCAGCCCGGTGGAAGACTCGCCGATCACTCTGGACGCCGAACCCGGGCGCACCTGGTCCCCCCAGAACTACGGCCGGGAAAGTCACGGCGTGGTGCCTTTGCATGCAGCCTTGAGCAGTTCCTATAACCAGGCTGCGGTGCGGCTTGGTGTTGAGCTGGGGGTGCCCGAGGTGCTGCGTACCGTCGAGCGTCTGGGCGTGGAACACCGTTGGCAGCCCTTCCCTTCCATGTTGCTGGGCTCGGGAAGCCTGACGCCGGTGCAAGTGGCAGATATGTATCAGACCATGGCCAATGGCGGGTACAATACCCCGCTTCGCGGGATACGCAATGTGTTGACCGCTGAGGGCGATCCGCTGCGACGTTATCCCTATGAGGTTCAGCAGCGCTTTGATCAGGCCAGTATCTATTTGCTGCAAGAGGCCCTGAGCAGGGTGATGACTGAAGGCACCGGGCGTTCAGCCTATAATTATTTGCCGGCCAATCTGCGAGTGGCGGGCAAAACCGGAACCACCAATGACTTGCGCGACAGCTGGTTCGCCGGTTTCTCCGATGATCTGGTAGCGGTGTCCTGGATTGGCCGGGATGACAATGCAGCGACCCGGCTCACCGGTGCGACTGGCGCCTTGCAGGTGTGGAGCCAGTTCATGCGTGATGCCCGGCCACGCAGCCTGTCTCGTGTGCCACCGTCCAGTGTGCGAATGGCCTGGGTTGATCCGGTAACCGGGCAGGGTAGCGATGAGAGCTGCCCGGGAGCTGAACGGGTTGCCTTCCGTGCTGGTTATGAACCGCTGCCGGGCCCGGGATGTCAGCCGACGCTGCCGGAGCAGCAGTCCGGCTCAGAGGATGGTGGCAGTGTATTGGACCGTATTCGCAGCTGGTGGCAGTAA
- the pssA gene encoding CDP-diacylglycerol--serine O-phosphatidyltransferase codes for MSDENKPSNNTDDQLDEGLSLFPIDEHVEEIAGPDGKKVRHKGIYLLPNLFTTAALFSGFYAIVSAMDGNFANAAIAIFVAMVLDGLDGRVARLTNTQSAFGAEFDSLSDMVAFGVAPALVVFSWALNDLGKVGWVFAFVFVAAAALRLARFNTHIGSDDKRFFTGLASPAAAGLVAGMVWALTDFGVDGGEIALLVGVLTALGGLLMVSNVRYYSFKDFDLRGRVPFFVILLVVLVFAVVSTDPSRILWMIFIVYALSGPVQALWRWRQRRQAKKSGADTSPE; via the coding sequence ATGAGTGATGAAAACAAGCCGTCCAATAATACTGATGATCAGCTTGATGAAGGGCTCAGCCTGTTTCCGATTGATGAGCATGTTGAAGAAATAGCCGGTCCGGATGGCAAGAAAGTGCGGCACAAAGGCATTTATCTGTTGCCCAACCTGTTCACTACCGCTGCCTTGTTCTCGGGTTTTTATGCCATCGTCAGCGCAATGGATGGCAACTTCGCCAATGCAGCCATCGCCATCTTCGTCGCCATGGTGCTGGATGGGCTCGATGGTCGTGTAGCGCGCCTGACCAATACCCAGAGTGCCTTTGGTGCCGAGTTCGACTCGTTGTCTGACATGGTTGCTTTTGGTGTGGCGCCGGCGCTGGTGGTATTCAGCTGGGCGCTGAATGATCTTGGCAAGGTCGGCTGGGTATTTGCCTTTGTCTTCGTTGCTGCGGCAGCCCTGCGTCTGGCGCGCTTCAATACGCATATAGGCAGTGATGACAAGCGCTTCTTCACCGGGTTGGCCAGTCCGGCTGCGGCAGGCCTGGTGGCCGGCATGGTGTGGGCACTGACCGATTTCGGGGTTGATGGTGGCGAAATTGCACTCTTGGTCGGGGTGTTAACGGCGCTGGGTGGCCTGCTGATGGTCAGCAACGTGCGTTATTACAGCTTCAAGGATTTTGATTTGCGCGGTCGGGTGCCATTCTTCGTAATTCTGTTGGTGGTGCTCGTATTTGCCGTGGTATCAACCGATCCGTCGCGTATTCTCTGGATGATCTTTATTGTCTATGCGTTGTCTGGCCCGGTTCAGGCCCTGTGGCGCTGGCGCCAGCGGCGGCAGGCGAAGAAGTCTGGCGCTGATACATCGCCGGAATGA
- the ilvC gene encoding ketol-acid reductoisomerase, which yields MARHRKQGNFMQVYYDKDCDLSIIQGKKVAIIGYGSQGHAHACNLKDSGVDVTVGLRTGSASVAKAEAHGLKVTDVASAVAAADVVMILTPDEFQAQLYRDEIEPNLKQGATMAFAHGFAIHYNQIVPRKDLDVIMIAPKAPGHTVRTEFTKGGGIPDLIAVFQDASGNAKNVALSYASGVGGGRTGIIETTFKDETETDLFGEQAVLCGGAVELVKAGFETLTEAGYAPEMAYFECLHELKLIVDLMYEGGIANMNYSISNNAEYGEYVTGPEVINDESRAAMRNALKRIQSGEYAKMFIAEGAHNYPSMTAARRINAAHPIEQVGEKLRGMMPWISANKIVDKSKN from the coding sequence ATGGCTCGGCACAGGAAACAGGGGAACTTCATGCAAGTCTATTACGATAAAGATTGTGATCTGAGCATCATCCAGGGCAAGAAAGTAGCTATCATCGGTTATGGTTCGCAGGGCCACGCCCACGCCTGCAACCTGAAAGATTCCGGTGTTGATGTCACCGTTGGTCTGCGGACCGGTTCTGCCTCGGTCGCCAAGGCCGAAGCGCATGGTCTCAAGGTGACTGATGTGGCGAGTGCCGTTGCCGCTGCGGATGTGGTCATGATCCTCACCCCTGACGAGTTCCAGGCCCAGCTTTATCGTGACGAAATCGAGCCGAACCTGAAGCAGGGTGCAACCATGGCATTTGCCCACGGTTTTGCTATCCACTACAACCAGATCGTGCCGCGCAAGGATCTGGACGTGATCATGATCGCACCCAAGGCGCCAGGCCATACCGTGCGTACCGAGTTCACCAAGGGTGGCGGTATCCCTGATCTGATTGCTGTATTCCAGGATGCATCCGGCAATGCCAAGAATGTGGCCCTGTCGTACGCTTCCGGTGTTGGTGGCGGCCGTACCGGTATTATCGAAACCACCTTCAAGGACGAAACTGAGACCGACCTGTTCGGTGAGCAGGCGGTTCTTTGCGGTGGCGCGGTCGAGCTGGTCAAGGCCGGCTTCGAGACGCTGACCGAAGCAGGCTATGCGCCGGAAATGGCGTACTTCGAGTGCCTGCACGAGCTCAAGTTGATCGTTGACCTGATGTACGAAGGCGGCATCGCCAACATGAACTACTCGATTTCCAATAATGCCGAGTATGGTGAGTACGTAACCGGTCCGGAAGTCATCAACGACGAATCCCGTGCTGCCATGCGCAACGCACTGAAGCGCATTCAGTCTGGCGAGTACGCCAAGATGTTCATCGCTGAAGGCGCACACAACTACCCGTCGATGACAGCGGCGCGTCGCATCAACGCGGCCCATCCGATCGAGCAGGTTGGTGAGAAGCTGCGTGGCATGATGCCGTGGATTTCTGCCAACAAGATCGTCGACAAGAGCAAGAACTAA
- a CDS encoding acetolactate synthase 3 large subunit: MELLSGAEMVVRSLRDEGVKHIYGYPGGALLHIYDAIFRQDDVEHILVRHEQAAAHMADGYARATGKAGVVLVTSGPGATNTITGIATAYMDSIPMVIISGQVASTSVGTDAFQETDMVGVSRPIVKHSFMIKDPREIPEIIKKAFYIAQTGRPGPVVVDIPKDMTNPADKFEYSYPKKVKLRSYNPAIRGHSGQIRKAMEMLAEAKRPIIYAGGGVILGGGSKQLTELAKELGVPVTNTLMGLGCFPGTDRQFVGMLGMHGSYTANISMHHADVIMAVGARFDDRVVNGAAKFCPNARFIHVDIDPASISKTIRADVPIVGPVDGVLAEMVSIVKESDLRPGKEALTSWWKQIDEWRGESLFPYNKGDGTIIKPQAVIEALFEVTKGDAYVTSDVGQHQMFAAQYYPFDKPNRWINSGGLGTMGFGFPAAMGVKMNFPDADVACVTGEGSIQMNIQEMSTCLQYDLPVKIINLNNQALGMVRQWQDMQYNSRYSHSYMDSLPDFVKLAEAYGHVGMRVEKLADLKGAMEEAFALRDRLVFMDICVDTSEHVYPMQIKDGAMRDMWLSKTERT, encoded by the coding sequence GTGGAGCTTTTATCCGGCGCTGAGATGGTCGTCCGCTCATTGCGTGACGAGGGTGTTAAACATATTTACGGGTACCCGGGTGGTGCCTTGCTGCACATCTATGACGCAATTTTCCGTCAGGATGATGTCGAGCATATTCTGGTACGCCACGAGCAAGCTGCTGCCCACATGGCAGATGGTTATGCGCGGGCGACCGGCAAGGCCGGTGTGGTGCTGGTTACCTCCGGTCCGGGGGCGACCAATACCATAACGGGTATTGCTACTGCCTATATGGATTCGATTCCCATGGTCATTATTTCCGGTCAGGTAGCGAGTACCTCGGTAGGTACTGATGCCTTTCAGGAAACTGATATGGTGGGCGTATCGCGGCCGATCGTGAAGCACAGCTTCATGATCAAGGATCCGCGCGAAATCCCCGAGATCATCAAAAAGGCTTTCTATATCGCGCAGACGGGTCGTCCGGGTCCGGTCGTGGTTGATATCCCCAAGGATATGACCAATCCGGCCGACAAGTTTGAGTACAGCTACCCGAAAAAGGTCAAGCTGCGCTCCTACAATCCGGCGATTCGTGGCCACTCCGGCCAGATCCGCAAGGCCATGGAGATGCTGGCAGAAGCCAAGCGTCCGATCATCTACGCCGGTGGCGGGGTGATACTGGGTGGCGGCTCCAAGCAGTTGACCGAGTTGGCCAAGGAGCTTGGTGTGCCGGTGACCAACACCCTGATGGGGCTGGGTTGCTTCCCGGGTACCGATCGCCAGTTCGTCGGTATGCTGGGTATGCACGGCAGCTACACCGCCAACATCAGCATGCATCATGCAGACGTCATCATGGCGGTCGGTGCACGCTTCGACGATCGGGTAGTCAATGGTGCGGCCAAGTTCTGTCCGAACGCTCGCTTTATCCACGTTGATATCGATCCGGCCTCCATCTCCAAGACCATTCGTGCCGATGTGCCGATCGTGGGTCCGGTTGATGGCGTACTGGCGGAAATGGTCAGCATTGTCAAAGAGAGCGACCTGCGTCCCGGCAAGGAGGCGCTGACCAGCTGGTGGAAGCAGATTGACGAGTGGCGCGGTGAATCACTGTTCCCCTATAACAAGGGCGACGGCACTATCATCAAGCCGCAGGCGGTCATCGAAGCTCTGTTCGAGGTGACCAAGGGTGATGCCTACGTGACGTCGGATGTTGGCCAGCATCAGATGTTTGCTGCCCAGTATTACCCTTTCGACAAGCCCAATCGCTGGATCAACTCCGGTGGTCTCGGCACCATGGGGTTCGGCTTCCCTGCGGCAATGGGCGTGAAGATGAATTTCCCGGACGCGGATGTCGCCTGCGTAACCGGTGAGGGCAGCATCCAGATGAACATCCAGGAGATGTCCACCTGCCTGCAGTATGACCTGCCGGTGAAGATCATCAACCTGAACAACCAGGCATTGGGCATGGTTCGTCAGTGGCAGGACATGCAGTACAACAGCCGTTACTCGCATTCCTACATGGACTCGCTGCCTGACTTCGTCAAGCTGGCCGAGGCCTATGGGCATGTCGGTATGCGCGTTGAAAAGCTGGCCGATCTCAAGGGTGCGATGGAAGAAGCCTTTGCCCTGCGTGACCGCCTGGTATTCATGGATATCTGCGTGGATACCTCCGAGCACGTTTATCCGATGCAGATCAAGGATGGCGCAATGCGTGACATGTGGCTGAGCAAGACGGAGCGTACCTGA
- a CDS encoding DUF4124 domain-containing protein produces the protein MRTLLIAATLCLFSAGALATEMYRWVNDDGVAQFGQNPPTDRAYERVQQRTAPPPGGQLRQPEVRPDADERQRQREQSAEDRRAADERKAKKEEECRELEQRLQTLLDNPRLRFTNDEGELEVMGEDVRQEMIAETRNNLETYCAD, from the coding sequence ATGCGCACCCTGCTTATAGCTGCCACCCTGTGCCTGTTCAGCGCCGGCGCCCTGGCCACTGAAATGTACCGCTGGGTTAATGATGACGGCGTGGCTCAGTTCGGCCAGAACCCACCCACCGACCGGGCTTATGAGCGCGTACAGCAACGCACGGCCCCCCCGCCTGGCGGACAGCTGCGGCAACCCGAAGTGCGGCCGGATGCGGACGAGCGTCAGCGCCAGCGCGAGCAGTCCGCCGAAGACCGCAGAGCCGCGGACGAGCGCAAGGCAAAAAAAGAGGAAGAGTGCCGCGAACTGGAGCAGCGCCTGCAGACATTGCTGGACAACCCGCGCCTGCGCTTCACCAATGATGAGGGCGAACTGGAAGTCATGGGCGAGGATGTTCGCCAGGAAATGATCGCGGAAACCCGCAACAACCTGGAAACCTACTGCGCCGACTGA
- a CDS encoding tetratricopeptide repeat protein, with protein sequence MSKRLGWMIAAALLVTGCAGTGGAIPVVDSGRTVSNDDRPGMTPAVPAPSTEREPVVVLVPDGSGGSRPVESWPVDSADSAPSPGQPATSTPDDSTLRADEQLDGPVLALLTSARKQEGQGDLNAASASLERAMRIAPREPQVLHRLAQVRLAQGDAVQAEQLAQRGLGYADGRPALKASLWQLIAEAREAQGDRSGAEQARERARVVL encoded by the coding sequence ATGAGCAAACGACTGGGCTGGATGATTGCAGCAGCTTTGCTGGTAACAGGCTGCGCCGGAACCGGAGGAGCAATTCCGGTAGTGGACTCGGGACGCACAGTGTCCAATGACGACCGGCCCGGCATGACGCCGGCTGTACCTGCACCATCTACCGAGCGCGAGCCGGTAGTGGTCCTGGTGCCTGACGGTTCTGGTGGGTCGCGTCCGGTTGAGTCATGGCCGGTTGACTCTGCTGACTCGGCTCCATCACCCGGCCAGCCGGCAACGTCAACTCCCGATGACTCGACATTGCGGGCGGATGAGCAACTGGATGGCCCCGTATTGGCTCTGCTGACGTCTGCGCGGAAGCAGGAAGGGCAGGGCGATCTGAATGCCGCTTCTGCAAGCCTTGAGCGAGCCATGCGCATTGCCCCGCGGGAGCCTCAGGTACTGCATCGGCTGGCTCAAGTGCGCTTGGCCCAGGGTGATGCCGTTCAGGCGGAGCAGTTGGCCCAGCGTGGCCTGGGTTACGCTGACGGCCGGCCGGCATTGAAAGCCAGCCTGTGGCAACTGATTGCCGAAGCACGTGAGGCGCAGGGTGATCGCTCGGGAGCCGAACAAGCCCGTGAGCGGGCTCGCGTGGTGCTCTGA